The region CGAATAGTTCTTATTGCAGATATTCATGTTACAATGTCTCGGCGTGAGGTTGTCAACAGTCTGCTGAAAACCTTGGAAGAACCACCCGAATCGACTGTTTTTGTCCTTACCACCGACGAATCGTCTGACTTGTTGCCGACCATTGTTTCTCGTTGTCAGGTGGTTCCCTTCTACTCTTTAACCCAAGCTGATATTGAAAAAAGTCTGGAAGTGCAGGGCATAGAAAAAGGGCTTGCCAGCAAGGCCGCCGTAGCTGCGGCTGGGTGTCTGGGCAGGGCGGAAGAGCTTTGCCGGAATGAACACTTAGCACTGGTTGAAGAACTTATTAGAAAGATCTCCTCTCTCAAGGCGACAGATCCCGGAGCTGTGGAGATTATTTTTCGAACAGCCGAGAAAATGGCTATGCTGAAAGAGGAACTCACTGATTTTTTAGAGCTGTTGAAATTGTGGTATGGGGATTGCCTCAAGGCCCATTCATTATCCGATGACATTTTTTTTGTCTGGCGGGAGCTATATCAAAATACTTGTCAGGCAAAGGATCGCTGGAATTTGTCAGATCTTTCTGATAAAGTGGCCCACATTACTATGGCCCAGAAACAAATTAAGGCAAATTGTAATAAAAGTTTTGTTTGCGAGATTCTTTTCTGGCATCTCATACAATAAATTTCTTGAAAGAAGAACGGTTACGAAGAAAGCTTCATTAACTTATAATTGGTTACAAATTTATGTCTGAAGTAGCAGAAAACCAAGAGCAGATTTTGCAGGAAGACAACCAAGATTCACCCAAACTGGTAAATAAACTATACCAGATCAAGTTTCGGGAGAAGGGTCATATACATTCGGCTGCCTCTAAAATCAGCAATTTAACAAAGGGTGAGCTTGTTATGGTCGCCACTGATCACGGACAGGAGCCTGCCACAGTAAGTGGTTTAGGCGCAGTGGTGTTTAGTGATGAGCCGCAAACAACAGCATTATATGCAATAGCCCGTCGTGCATCGCGTGATGAGATGGTGAAGTATGAAAATCTCATCACAAGAGAGCGGGACTCTATTGCATTCTGTAATGAGACCATAAAAAAACTTGGATTGGATATGAAGTTGATTCGAGTTGAGCGGTTTTTTAACGGCAGTAAAATTGTTTTTTATTTTACGTCTGAAAACAGGGTTGATTTCCGGGTTCTGGTTAAAGATCTTGTTCAGGAGTTCCGGACCCGTGTTGAAATGCGACAAATTGGTGTTCGCCACGAAACCCAGATGCTGGGCGGGTTGGGATGCTGTGGCAGAGAGTTATGCTGTGCATCGTTTATGACCAAGTTTGTGCCAGTGTCCATAAAAATGGCCAAAGAACAAAATCTCCCACTGAATCCATCAAAAATTTCAGGGGCATGCAACCGATTATTGTGTTGTCTCACCCATGAGTTTGAAACCTACAAGAGCTTGAAGAAAGATATGCCCAAGCCTGGAAGTTCAATCAGTTGCAATGGTGAAAAATTCAAGGTCAATAAAGTCAATATCTTGAAGGGCTCTGTTAACGTCACCTCGCTTACGAATCCCGAAACATCGATCGAGTTGCGCCGTGATCAATGGCAACAAGTAGAATCTGTCGGTGGTTCTTCGCGAATACAGCCAGAGCCGCCTCTAAAAGAGCAACCAGAACATCGCAAGAAGCAGGAGCAGCCCAAGAAGCAGGAGCAGCCCAAGAAGCAGGAGCAGCCCAAAAGGCCGGAGCAAGCTAAAAAAACGGAAGAAAAAAAGCCGCATCCTCAGGGCCGAAGCAAGAAGCGAAGAGGCCCCAGGAAGGGGAAAAAACAGTGAATACCTACATAACAACACCAATATTTTATGTTAATGCTGAGCCTCATCTCGGGCATGCCTATACGACAATTGTGGCTGATACATATAGCCGGTTTTCGAAATTACTTGGCCGTAATGTCCGCTTTCAGACCGGAACCGATGAGCATGGTGATAAAATTGATGTCGCTGCTCAGAAAGCCGGGATATCGCCTCAGCAATATGCCGATATGATCAGCGCCAAGTTTCGGGATGCCTGGCCTGGACTATCGATTGAGTATGATAACTTTATACGTACCACCGATGAGGGGCATAAGAAGGTTGTGCGTCAGATTCTTCAGAAGCTCTATGATAAAGGTGATATTGTTTTTAGTGATTACACTGGTTTTTACTGTCAGGGATGCGAACGTTTTCTGACGGAAAAAGAGCTTGTCGGCGGACTTTGTCCTGATCACCAGAAGGCTCCCGATGAGATATCAGAGAAGAATTATTTTTTCAAAATGAGTAAATATCAGGACTGGTTGATCGAGCATATTAAGGCTCATCCTGAGTTTATAACTCCTGAACGCTATAAAAATGAAGTTTTATCCTTTTTAAGTGAACCATTAACGGACTTATGCATCTCAAGACCGACTTCACGGTTAACCTGGGGTATTCCTCTGCCCTTTGATGAAACTTATGTTACCTATGTCTGGTTTGATGCCTTGATTAATTATATTACCGGTTTGGGCTATTCAGCAAGTGGCGACCATAGCCAGAACTTCCTGACGTTTTGGCCGGTAGCAGAGCATGTAGTGGCCAAAGACATTTTGAAACCGCATGCCATCTATTGGCCAACAATGCTCAGGGCTATGGGGGTCGATCCCTATAAAAAGCTCCATGTGCATGGTTACTGGAACATTAATGACACCAAAATGTCTAAGACTATAGGAAATGTTGTGCGTCCCCAGCAGCTGGTTGATGATTTTGGGACAGACACTGTTCGATATTTTCTGCTCAGGGATATGGCCTTTGGGGTAGATTCATCCTTTTCGGATGAGGCAATTATTAATCGGCAAAATTCAGATTTGGCCAATGATCTGGGCAATTTGTTCAGTCGTACCCTGGCCATGGTTAAAAAATTTGCTGACGGGAAAGTTCCACCTAAGCCGCAGAGTGCAACCGAACTTGATCAGGCTCTTATTGATGCTGCCGAATCAATGTTGGTGGTTTTTGTCAAGGATATGGACGCTTTTTTATTTCATCGTGCCTTACAGTCGGTATGGGAAGTGATCAGCCTGTCGAATAAATATATAGTCGAAAATGCACCATGGGAACTTGCTAAAGACCCTGATAAAAGAAAGCGCTTAGAAGATGTAATCTATAATTTACTGGAAGTGCTTCGCATAATTAGTCTGCCATTACACGCCATCATGCCGCAAACTGCCTCTAAAATGTCTACAGCACTTAATGTTGCCTCTAAACCCAGTCTGAAGACCAATGAACCGGTATGGGGCACAGGCCTTGAAGTGGGGACTGCGGTCAACCTTGGTGAGGCCTTGTTTCCTCGCCTGGATAAGAAAAAGCCCATGGCTGAAAGTTCTTCAAAGTCAGAACCTGCTTCAAAAGCAAAAAGCGAGGTTGAAAATCTGCTTGATTTTGAGCAATTCAAACAACTTGATCTACGGGTTGCAACCATATGTGCGGCAGAGTCGATACCTAAATCAGACCGGTTACTCAAATTAACTGTGAAGGCCCCTGAGGAAAGAACCATAGTTGCCGGAATTGCCGAGCATTATGGGCCAGAAGATGTTGTCGGTAAGCAGGTAATTATCGTGGCAAATCTTAAACCAGCAAAGTTAATGGGAATTGAGTCAAATGGGATGGTGCTGGCGGCCAAAGATAATGGAAAACTCTTTTTGTCTGCTGTTTCTGCAGAAGTGACTGCTGGTACAAAAGTTTCTTAATGATACCCGAAAAAATTGGCCAGGCGCAGACGCCTCCCGGAACCTCGCAACCCGCCAAAGAAGTCAACCGAACCTACTCGCTTTCAATTTCAGAAGGTGGCAAAGTTGTTGGTAAATTTATTTATGACAGGTTGAGCGCCGCAGTTTCTCTTATCCATGAACTTAAAGTTTTAGCAGCGATCAAATTTACTCAGCTTGAGATCACTGATGAGTCTGTGCGGACGGGCTCAGACAGTTCGGTTCAGGGTACCGATGTTATTGATACTCTGCAATCGGGACAACTGAGTTCACGGGATCAGATTCGTAAAATTTTGCGCCACCATCTGGATGAGTCCCGCCAAGTTCAGATGCCATGTGCCTTGATCATGATGATGGCCTCACTTGAAACAGTGTCAACAGTACCTGTGGATACGATTCTTTTTGAAATAACCTCTATTATCGGAGAAATAAAAGAACCTCAAGGTCATTTGTTGTGGTATCCTCTCCAGGGTGCGGACTTGGCTCCTGAATGCTATAATGGCCTGAAAATGAGTTGCTTAAGTACCGGGTTTTGCTTGATTCTTCCCGCTGCTGGTTTGATAAAGGCACGCTTGCTTGTTGATGAAATAAAGAAGAAACTTGATGGGCCGGACTGGAGTTATTGCCCGATATCACTTGCAGCAGGTATTGGAGTGAAAACCACAAGTGACATAACGGTTGATGAGTTAATTGAAAAGGTGACTGATAATTTGAAAAAATCCATAACCCAGGGCGGCAAACAGATCTGTTTTACTGACACTTTTTCCAGCAGTCAGGTTACGGTTGAGGAAAGGGCTCAACTTTTTATGATTTCAAAGAAGGCTTTAAATTGATGGCTAAACATGTAAACGACTGTGCCCATGTACCTGAAATAATCTGTCTGAGCAGTGGCAAGGGCGGTGTCGGTAAAACATCCCTGACGGTTAATCTGGCCGCAGCTTTTGTGAAAAAGCGGAAAAGGGTGCTGGTTGTTGATGCTGACCTTGGCCTGGCTAATATCGACATTCTTTTAGGGCTTAATGTCAAGCATACCGTGCAGGAGGCCCTTGAGCAGGGCGCGCCATTATTAGATATTTTAGTCGAGCACGAAGGGTTCTATATATTGCCGGCGAGTTCTGGTGTCCCTGAAATGGCTAATTTGTCCTACGAGGATCAGGCCTATTTAACCAGTTCGCTTGAAGAGGTTATTAATGATTTTGACTTTGTTCTTGTTGACTGTGCTGCCGGAGTTGGCGAGTCAGTCTTGTGGTTTAATCAGTGGGCACACTCAAACATCATTATTCTGACGCCGGATCCGACTTCAATGACTGATGCCTATGCCCTCGGGAAAATTTTAGCGACCAAATATGATAAAAACTCTTTTCAGCTTGTAATCAATAACGTAAAAAGTAATAAAGAGGGTCTTGATGTTTACCAAAACATGGTGATGGTTTTTAAGAATTTTTTAAAGATTGAGCCGGGACTTTTAGGGATAATACCTACGGATCAGAACGTTGCCCAAGCTATCAGGAAACAATCCCCTTTTGTGCTGGGTGCCCCGAGCTGTAAAGCAAGTGTGGCTATATTTGAAATTGTTGATAAATTGATATAGACTTTAAATCTACTAACTTTTTTTAATCAGGACATAGAGATGTTTGTGTTGAGTAATTTTATTAGCGCCTTGGCTACTCTTTTAAGTTTTATTCTTAATGCCTATATGTGGATACTTATAGGTCGAGCGGTTATCTCATGGGTCAATGCCGATCCCAATAATCCTATCGTTCGGTTCCTCTATGAGGTTACCGAGCCTGTTCTGGTTAGAATACGCCGTGTGCTCCCTTTGTATGGCGGCGGCATAGATTTTTCGCCAATGATTTTGATTATGGCAATTATATTTTTACAACAGTTTCTTGTCACAACTTTGAAGCAGATCGCCTTTTCATTGGGATAGTGTCACACCTCACGGATCTCTTTGCTTTTCATGCTATTATGAAGCCAAAGCGTTTCACTTGCTAAGTAACAGGTCTTTTACTTGTTGTCTCAATTCACCAGGAGCTGAATTATGAGTTTAACCCCGCAGGACATTCAAGCTAAACAATTTCATGTACGTTTTCGCGGTTTTGATGTTGAAGAGGTTGATGGGTTTCTCGAACAGATTGCTGAAAATTTTCTTATGGTCATTGAGGAAAATAAGGCAATTAAACTTCAAGCTGATACCTGTAGACAGGAGTTGGATAAATTAAAAAAAGAGGAGCACTCCTTTAAAAATGCCCTTATCTCTGCGCAGAATATTTCAGACCAAATGGTACGCAAAAGCCGAGAGGAGGCCGATTACATTCTCAGTCAAGCTCATGAAGAGGTGAAAAGACTGAAGGATGAGGCTTTAAAAGAGATTACCGAGCTTGAGTATCGGGTTGATCAGCTCCGAGGAACTCAGGGTGAGCTGGAAAATGATCTCCGTGCTGTCATTGATGATTATCTCGATATGATTGATAACAGTTCATCAACGCGAATTGGTGGGGACAACGCTCATGATGACACAGACGAGAGAGAAATGAGTATCTCCTCGGAGCTTTACGGGGAAAGTGATGATCAACTGACAACTTCTTCAGCGCTTACTGTTGATTCCGAAGATACCGGGATGGCTGCCTCGACGGCCCTTTCTGATGCTGATGTTGATCTGTCGGATTTGTATGAGAAAATTGAACTGCCTTCAGCACACCCAGCCGATCACGATATTCCAGAAGCAGAGAATGATAGTGATGATGACGAGGTAACTGTTCAGTTTGAATCAGAAACGTCGTTGATAGATATGAATATAGCTGAGGGTTCCATCCCCGATCTGGATGATGAAATTATGTTTACCCTCGAAGATCCACTTGATGAAGTCAAAATTGAAGAGGATAAGTCATAGCTGCAAAGCAGACATTAAGTAGTCAGGGCTGTATTCGCAGCGCTGATGGAAATCTGCTTGTTGATGTTACCGTGCAACCAAGGGCATCTAAAAATACTGTTGTAGGAGTTTTTAATCACACGTTAAAAATTGCTACAACTGCCCCACCAGTAGAAGGGAAGGCAAATTCTGAAATTATTGCTTTGCTGGCGAAATTTTTTGAAATACCAAAGAGTACTATTTCGTTAAAAAGTGGTCAGCAAAGCAAAACGAAACGATTTGTTCTTCCCGGCCTGTCAGTTGAAGAAGCCGACAGCCTCTTCGCTAAGAAAATCCCGCCACCTAAAAATCGTAAATAATGGACAGATATTAGCTATTAGCCTTTAGCCCCTTAACCCTTAACCCTTTACCCTTAACCCCTTACCCCTTTAGCCTCAAACTCCCATTTCATAATAGCGTTTCATGATTTCAGCTGGTAGTGAGTTGTGCCAGTGACCAGTCGAGACGGCAATCAGCCAGAATAATAAGAATATGGCAATCGTCAAAAATG is a window of Desulfobulbaceae bacterium DNA encoding:
- the metG gene encoding methionine--tRNA ligase; its protein translation is MNTYITTPIFYVNAEPHLGHAYTTIVADTYSRFSKLLGRNVRFQTGTDEHGDKIDVAAQKAGISPQQYADMISAKFRDAWPGLSIEYDNFIRTTDEGHKKVVRQILQKLYDKGDIVFSDYTGFYCQGCERFLTEKELVGGLCPDHQKAPDEISEKNYFFKMSKYQDWLIEHIKAHPEFITPERYKNEVLSFLSEPLTDLCISRPTSRLTWGIPLPFDETYVTYVWFDALINYITGLGYSASGDHSQNFLTFWPVAEHVVAKDILKPHAIYWPTMLRAMGVDPYKKLHVHGYWNINDTKMSKTIGNVVRPQQLVDDFGTDTVRYFLLRDMAFGVDSSFSDEAIINRQNSDLANDLGNLFSRTLAMVKKFADGKVPPKPQSATELDQALIDAAESMLVVFVKDMDAFLFHRALQSVWEVISLSNKYIVENAPWELAKDPDKRKRLEDVIYNLLEVLRIISLPLHAIMPQTASKMSTALNVASKPSLKTNEPVWGTGLEVGTAVNLGEALFPRLDKKKPMAESSSKSEPASKAKSEVENLLDFEQFKQLDLRVATICAAESIPKSDRLLKLTVKAPEERTIVAGIAEHYGPEDVVGKQVIIVANLKPAKLMGIESNGMVLAAKDNGKLFLSAVSAEVTAGTKVS
- a CDS encoding MinD/ParA family protein; the protein is MAKHVNDCAHVPEIICLSSGKGGVGKTSLTVNLAAAFVKKRKRVLVVDADLGLANIDILLGLNVKHTVQEALEQGAPLLDILVEHEGFYILPASSGVPEMANLSYEDQAYLTSSLEEVINDFDFVLVDCAAGVGESVLWFNQWAHSNIIILTPDPTSMTDAYALGKILATKYDKNSFQLVINNVKSNKEGLDVYQNMVMVFKNFLKIEPGLLGIIPTDQNVAQAIRKQSPFVLGAPSCKASVAIFEIVDKLI
- a CDS encoding YggT family protein, with the translated sequence MFVLSNFISALATLLSFILNAYMWILIGRAVISWVNADPNNPIVRFLYEVTEPVLVRIRRVLPLYGGGIDFSPMILIMAIIFLQQFLVTTLKQIAFSLG
- a CDS encoding DivIVA domain-containing protein, whose product is MSLTPQDIQAKQFHVRFRGFDVEEVDGFLEQIAENFLMVIEENKAIKLQADTCRQELDKLKKEEHSFKNALISAQNISDQMVRKSREEADYILSQAHEEVKRLKDEALKEITELEYRVDQLRGTQGELENDLRAVIDDYLDMIDNSSSTRIGGDNAHDDTDEREMSISSELYGESDDQLTTSSALTVDSEDTGMAASTALSDADVDLSDLYEKIELPSAHPADHDIPEAENDSDDDEVTVQFESETSLIDMNIAEGSIPDLDDEIMFTLEDPLDEVKIEEDKS
- a CDS encoding YggU family protein → MRSADGNLLVDVTVQPRASKNTVVGVFNHTLKIATTAPPVEGKANSEIIALLAKFFEIPKSTISLKSGQQSKTKRFVLPGLSVEEADSLFAKKIPPPKNRK